From a single Pseudobacteroides sp. genomic region:
- the rpoN gene encoding RNA polymerase factor sigma-54, giving the protein MNTGLGNQIYQNQQLTITPKIIEELKVLQMSNIELMQYITIQLNENPVLDIEDYDMECMKLLGYENEGNYVCENGYEELKRKDFSEYVSDNLSLRNHLQNQIRELFIDSQIKKIAFYLVETINDYGYLSVSINDASCILGVPLNKVKKALNVIQKLEPAGIGARNLKECILLQLGRRRELDGNVKTVVNNYLELLAEKKYKSISEKLGLAYEQVVEIYKKIKSTNPKPGLKFSDNCTVMYIEPELVTKLVNDKFIVLLNNDIDINLKINQHYRLLIKNEQSSIQTKNYIKSRISKAIDVINAIEQRKRTILNVANCIIDYQDDFLRKGYKFLRPLSLKMVADKVGLHESTISRTVNNKYIETTRGVFELKYFFSAEVDTISDTGIAANAVKKAIRDIVQNEDKRKPLSDEQIKRKIEDDGIKVARRTVAKYREEMSILSSKLRRLY; this is encoded by the coding sequence ATGAATACAGGATTGGGAAATCAGATATATCAAAACCAGCAATTGACTATTACTCCGAAAATAATTGAAGAACTTAAGGTGCTGCAAATGTCAAATATTGAACTTATGCAGTATATTACCATACAATTAAATGAAAACCCGGTGCTGGATATAGAAGATTACGATATGGAGTGTATGAAATTACTTGGATATGAAAATGAAGGAAATTATGTGTGCGAAAATGGGTATGAAGAGTTAAAAAGAAAGGATTTCTCTGAATATGTAAGTGACAATCTCTCTTTAAGGAATCATTTGCAGAATCAAATAAGAGAACTCTTCATTGATTCCCAAATTAAAAAGATTGCTTTTTATTTAGTCGAAACAATTAATGATTATGGGTACCTTAGTGTAAGTATAAATGATGCGTCCTGTATTCTAGGCGTACCTTTAAATAAAGTAAAGAAAGCTCTTAATGTTATACAAAAATTAGAACCAGCAGGTATTGGGGCACGGAACCTGAAAGAATGCATTTTACTGCAGCTTGGCCGCAGAAGGGAGTTGGATGGCAATGTCAAAACAGTTGTAAACAACTATCTTGAGCTGCTTGCTGAAAAGAAATATAAAAGTATATCAGAAAAGCTGGGTTTAGCTTATGAACAGGTAGTAGAAATTTATAAAAAAATCAAGAGTACAAACCCAAAGCCTGGATTAAAGTTTTCTGATAACTGTACTGTAATGTATATTGAGCCGGAGCTGGTTACTAAGCTGGTAAATGATAAATTCATCGTTTTGCTCAACAATGACATAGATATAAATTTGAAAATAAATCAACATTATAGGTTACTAATAAAAAATGAACAAAGCTCTATCCAAACTAAGAATTATATAAAGTCTAGGATTTCTAAAGCTATAGATGTTATAAATGCTATAGAGCAGCGTAAACGGACAATACTAAATGTAGCAAACTGTATTATTGACTACCAGGATGATTTCCTTAGAAAGGGGTATAAGTTTCTGAGGCCTTTGTCTTTAAAAATGGTGGCTGATAAAGTAGGACTACATGAGTCAACAATAAGCAGAACAGTTAATAATAAGTATATTGAGACTACAAGAGGAGTTTTTGAACTAAAATACTTTTTTTCAGCAGAGGTAGATACTATAAGTGATACTGGTATTGCTGCTAATGCAGTAAAAAAGGCTATAAGGGATATAGTTCAAAATGAGGATAAGAGAAAACCTTTAAGCGATGAGCAAATAAAGAGAAAAATAGAGGATGATGGTATCAAAGTTGCTAGGAGGACAGTGGCTAAGTATAGGGAAGAAATGTCTATTCTATCTTCAAAACTTAGGAGATTATATTAG
- a CDS encoding S1C family serine protease: MDKNYGWNIEEKNNLDETEQSNTDGLYDSTGKKIKNKFNLKKYISLVLVSSTISSALVGWGLYSKFSDELSKQAALYQKYQTTNVMTDNAGNIKYEKVALTKGSPVTEIAKKVNPSIVGIRMVTGNSKRSYFNNISQSNAEGSGVIISQDGYIMTNYHVVQYADPKNRLSRSTTLEVFLSDDKQVKAKYIGGDSKNDLAVIKVELDNLPAAELGDSSQLEVGELAVAIGNPLGMEFAGSVTVGVVSALDRKVEAEGKTLNLIQTDAASNPGNSGGALVNSQGQVIGINTIKISTAGVEGLGFAIPINDAKPIVDQLRMFGYIKGRPQIGITGEQVTEPIAQQYGIPVGIYIIEVASGSGADKAGISEGDILVSLADKEVKTMKDLDDIKKSYKAGDTVNAVVVRDGSKVDLKLTFTEEK, translated from the coding sequence GTGGATAAGAATTATGGATGGAACATTGAGGAGAAAAACAACTTAGATGAAACTGAACAGTCGAATACAGATGGTTTATATGATAGTACTGGGAAAAAAATCAAAAACAAATTCAATCTTAAAAAATATATATCACTTGTTTTAGTGAGTTCTACAATAAGCAGTGCATTAGTGGGTTGGGGACTTTATTCTAAGTTTTCAGATGAATTGAGTAAACAAGCAGCTTTATATCAAAAATATCAAACGACAAATGTTATGACTGATAATGCCGGTAATATCAAATATGAAAAGGTAGCACTTACCAAAGGATCGCCGGTTACTGAGATAGCAAAGAAAGTCAATCCGTCGATCGTGGGAATTAGGATGGTAACAGGCAATTCTAAAAGAAGTTATTTTAATAATATAAGTCAGTCAAATGCTGAAGGGTCAGGTGTTATAATAAGCCAAGATGGATATATCATGACTAACTACCATGTAGTCCAATATGCAGACCCAAAAAACAGGTTAAGCAGAAGTACAACATTAGAAGTATTTCTTTCTGATGATAAGCAGGTAAAAGCTAAATATATAGGTGGAGATAGTAAAAATGACCTGGCAGTCATAAAAGTGGAATTGGATAATCTTCCAGCAGCTGAACTTGGGGACTCATCACAGCTTGAAGTTGGTGAACTTGCTGTAGCAATCGGTAACCCATTAGGAATGGAGTTTGCAGGGTCTGTTACTGTTGGAGTGGTTAGTGCCCTTGATAGAAAAGTTGAAGCAGAGGGTAAGACTTTAAATCTTATACAGACTGATGCAGCAAGTAATCCCGGCAATAGTGGAGGTGCTCTTGTAAATTCACAAGGTCAGGTTATTGGTATCAATACAATAAAAATTTCAACAGCAGGGGTTGAAGGTTTAGGGTTTGCTATACCAATTAACGATGCAAAGCCAATTGTGGATCAGCTTAGAATGTTTGGTTATATAAAGGGTAGACCGCAAATTGGTATAACAGGTGAGCAAGTTACAGAGCCTATAGCACAGCAGTATGGTATACCTGTAGGTATCTATATTATCGAAGTTGCTTCTGGAAGTGGTGCTGATAAAGCAGGTATTAGTGAAGGTGATATTCTTGTAAGCCTTGCAGATAAGGAAGTGAAAACAATGAAAGACTTGGATGATATTAAGAAATCGTATAAAGCAGGTGATACTGTAAACGCTGTAGTAGTAAGGGATGGGTCCAAAGTAGATTTGAAGCTGACATTTACTGAAGAAAAGTAA
- a CDS encoding nitrous oxide-stimulated promoter family protein, which translates to MKNDIFILVKFIDTFCKHHHSNKAKSLFSSHQFEPKEEFLMCKECIELALYSIQRRSNCIHNGKISCKNCTIKCFKDEYRNQIRKVMKFSGIYFIKKGRLDYLIKYFF; encoded by the coding sequence ATGAAAAATGATATTTTTATCTTGGTTAAATTTATTGATACTTTTTGTAAGCATCACCATTCAAACAAGGCAAAGTCCCTGTTTTCATCGCATCAATTTGAACCGAAAGAAGAGTTTTTAATGTGTAAGGAATGCATTGAATTAGCATTATATTCAATACAGAGACGCTCTAACTGCATCCACAATGGGAAAATCAGTTGTAAGAATTGTACAATAAAATGTTTTAAAGATGAATATCGCAATCAAATAAGAAAAGTTATGAAGTTCTCTGGAATCTATTTTATAAAAAAAGGGAGATTAGATTATTTAATTAAATACTTCTTCTAA
- a CDS encoding class I SAM-dependent methyltransferase, which translates to MSNTSDSTRKRYNRIARFFKITESLMEKGKMSLWRKAVWNEANGKVLEVGVGTGKNIQYYPESVEVSAIDFSEKMLEFAREKASIYGKKVDLRLMDVQALDFADETFDTIITTCVFCSVPDPIKGLKELKRVCKKDGQIIMLEHVRSKKPLVGIIMDLLNPIVVRIVGANINRNTIENLKQSNINVKIEKDLMLDIVKHLKCSI; encoded by the coding sequence ATGAGCAATACTTCGGATTCAACAAGAAAAAGGTATAATAGAATAGCTAGGTTTTTCAAAATAACCGAATCTTTGATGGAAAAGGGTAAAATGAGCCTTTGGAGGAAGGCTGTCTGGAACGAAGCAAATGGTAAAGTACTTGAGGTAGGAGTAGGTACTGGAAAGAATATACAATACTACCCTGAAAGTGTTGAAGTTTCCGCAATAGACTTCAGTGAGAAAATGCTTGAATTTGCACGAGAGAAGGCAAGCATATATGGTAAAAAGGTTGATTTACGTCTCATGGATGTCCAGGCTCTTGATTTTGCAGATGAAACATTTGATACAATTATCACTACTTGTGTTTTTTGTTCAGTACCAGATCCAATAAAAGGTTTGAAGGAGCTTAAGAGGGTTTGCAAAAAAGATGGGCAAATAATCATGCTGGAACATGTAAGGAGCAAAAAACCCCTAGTTGGAATTATTATGGATTTATTAAATCCTATTGTTGTCCGAATAGTAGGTGCAAATATAAACCGTAATACGATTGAGAATTTAAAGCAAAGCAATATCAATGTTAAAATTGAGAAGGACCTTATGCTGGATATTGTGAAGCATCTTAAGTGTTCAATATAA
- a CDS encoding cytochrome b/b6 domain-containing protein: MNMKFDFVMHWLWAIVWALLAISGFSMVGAKYGWLLNFDYATADYIHRISAAIFVLLTLISIFYEVFRNIRNDTSKLAWFIFGRGGYQLFTFITTLILIISGVLIWICNEFDMGAVGFALLVHEYISYIALASVIWHIYKKCHALIWSKKKAAEEKVRL; this comes from the coding sequence ATGAATATGAAATTTGATTTTGTTATGCATTGGCTATGGGCAATTGTATGGGCACTGCTTGCAATAAGCGGATTCAGTATGGTTGGGGCAAAATACGGATGGCTATTAAATTTTGATTATGCTACAGCTGACTATATACACAGGATATCAGCAGCAATATTTGTGCTTTTAACTCTTATATCAATTTTTTATGAAGTGTTCAGAAATATCAGGAATGATACATCAAAGCTGGCATGGTTTATTTTCGGACGAGGCGGATATCAGCTATTTACCTTTATAACAACTCTAATTTTAATTATAAGCGGTGTGTTGATATGGATATGTAATGAGTTTGACATGGGAGCAGTGGGATTTGCACTTTTAGTCCATGAATATATTTCATATATAGCCCTTGCAAGTGTAATTTGGCACATATATAAAAAATGCCATGCACTGATATGGTCAAAGAAAAAAGCTGCTGAGGAAAAAGTAAGATTATAG